Within the Vagococcus carniphilus genome, the region CGCGTACTAACAGACATTTTTTCGGCTAATTTTTTTATGTCATGTTCTTGTTGTTCCTTACAAATAAGTAAAAAGAGTGTTGGTAGTCGACTGTCCATTTTGCTTCCCCCTTTACATCCTTGAGTATACTTAAAAAATTTAAGTCACACCAAATGCAATTTATTTCATCGTGTTTGAAAGTTTATGTTCACGCTCTTCTTTTCAATATCGGTTATCTAACGTATTTTTAAATCATATCGGGGGAAAATGAATTAGTCCATCAAAAACTAAAAAAGCATGACAAGGAATTAAAATATCCTGTCATGCTTCTACTATCTTCTACTATTAATCGTTAATTAAATCAACTTGTGTTTTTTGATTTATTCTTTTAACTGCTTTAATGCCTAATTTAGTAACTTCCATTAAAACAGTTGCTGAAATAGCTAGGGCAACTGAAATGATGATTTCAGTTAATGAAAAGTTTGTTGGTATTGAGAATATTTGACGAACACCTGGAATTAAGGTAATCCCATATAAACTTGAACAAACCAGGATAGCTATCATAACCATCTTGTTTGAAAATAATCCAGCTTTTAAAGCTGTTTGACTATTAGATCTGGCTGGTAAAGTTTGTAAAGTACGACTCCAAATTAAAGTTGAAAAAGCCATAGCAACTCCAAGTTCTGGTGATTGAGACATTCCTAGATATTGAGCGACAATAACAGCTAAACCAATCAATAATCCTCGATAAGTAACAGAGGTCAATGTATTACCAGAAAAAATTCCCTCATTAGGATTTCTTGGTACTCTCTTCATAATTGTGGGTTCAGCCTTTTCCATTCCTAAAGCAATCGCTGGAAGAGAATCATTTACTAAATTAATAAAAAGTAACTGTAACGCTGTAAATGGATTATCCCATCCCATTAATAGAGCAAATAAAATGGCAATAATCGCGCCTAAATTACCAGCAAATAGATAAGCAATAGCTTTTTTGATATTATCAAAGACATTACGTCCAACTTTAACTGCGCTAATGATTGAAGCAAAGTTATCATCAGTTAAAATCATGGCAGAAGCGTCTTTAGCTACATCTGTTCCAGTTCCCATAGCAATTCCTATATCAGCTTGTTTAAGAGCTGGTGCGTCGTTAACTCCGTCTCCTGTCATTGCTGAAATATGTCCCTTTTCTTGCCAAGCTCGAACAATTCTAATTTTATTCTCAGGTGATACTCTGGCATAAACTGAAATTCGTTCTAAATTTTCTTTTAATTCTTCTTCTGATAACGCATCTAATTCAACACCTGTAAAAGCTAAATCTCCTTCAGTTGAAATACCAATTTCTTTTGCAATCGCAACAGCTGTTGTTTTATGGTCGCCAGTAATCATCACTGTTTTAATCCCTGCATCTCTTGCATCTGATACAGCTTGTTTTACTTCTTCTCTTGGTGGATCTATCATAGCCATTAGCCCAACAAAGATTAGTTCCTGTTCATCTTCTAAAACCAATGAGCGGTTTTCTAGTGGGCGATAAGCAAAAGCTAAAACTCGCAACGCTCTATTTGAAAATGCCTCATTTTTCTCTTGAATTTTCATCCGCATATCTTCAGTTAAAGACTTTACTTTTCCATCAACTAAAATACGATTACTACGTTCTAAAACAATGTCTGGTCCACCTTTAGTTAACAATAAATGTTCTTCATTCATATAATGAAGTGTCGACATTAATTTACGATCTGAATCAAAAGGTAATTCTTGCAAACGTGGATATAATTCACGAATTTCTCGGTAAGGTTGAGTCAATTTTTCACTATAATCTAGAAAGGCAATTTCCGTTGGATCTCCTATTTTTTCACCTTTTTCAGTTATAGCTGCGTCATTAGCTAGTAAGCTAATAGTCATTAATTGCTTGAAATCTGACGTCCATTTATTAGGATCAGTGGCCTCTTCTTCTTTGTCATTTGGTAAATAATACGCCATGACTGTCATCTTATTTTGAGTTAGCGTTCCAGTCTTATCGGTACAAACAACACTGGTTGCTCCCAAAGTTTCAACTGCTGGTAATTGGCGAATAATGGCTTGTTTTTTTGCCATATTTTTAGTACCAATAGATAAAACAATTGTCACAATAGATTGTAGCGCTTCTGGAATTGCGGCGACTGCAACAGCAACAGCGAACATAAAAGCATTTAATAAATCAGTAGTCATATCACCTGAACCGCCGTGAACTAAAATACGAAAAATTTGTACACCTAAAATGACTAAGGATAACGCTAAAATTGCTAGACTTAGTTTCTTACTAAAGCTATCTAATCCACGTTGTAATGGAGTCTTCTGCTCTACTGTCCCCTCTAATAAATCAGCTACTTGACCAATCTCCGTGTCATTTCCTGTTGCTGTTACAATAAAACGACCACGACCATAAGTCACAATAGTTCCACTAAACACCATATTATTTTGATCACCTATTGGCACCGTTTTGTTAATAGACGCTAAGCTTTTTTCAACAGGAACCGATTCTCCTGTTAACATCCCTTCATCTACCTTTAAAGAACCTACTTCTAGTAATCTTCCATCGGCTGGAATATAATCACCTGCTTCTAAAAGAACAACATCTCCTACAACTAGTTCTTTTGCTAAGATAACCTTTTCTTTTCCTTCTCGAAACACATTCGCATCAGGAGCCGATAAACTCTTCAACGCATCTAAAGAACCTTCTGCTTTTTTTGTTTGAATCACACTAACAAAGGAGTTTAATAAAAGAACGGCAAAAATCACGATTGATTCAATATGAGCTCCCATCAACAGTTGAATGACAGCTACTATTAATAAAATAATAACCATAGCATCCTTAAAGGTTTCTATAAAAAGTTGGAAGCTTGATTTTTTAGGTTTCTCTTTTAATTGATTTAGCCCATTTTCCTCAAGTCTCTTACTTGCCTCTTTCTCAGATAGTCCATTAAACTGGCTACCTACCTGTAACATGATTTCGTCCGTACTTTGTTGATATGTTTTTTTACTCAAAAACAATTCCTCCCTTTCATTATTCCTGACTTAGGCCCAATAAAAACAAAAAGAGACCTAAGACAAGTGTTGGCTTGTCTTAAGTCTCACCATTTCAGCTAATACCAGAAAACGAATTGTCGTTAACTTACTGTTGATATTAGCGTAACTTATTGTTACTGGTTACTCCCTCAAGAAATAAATGTAGGATGATAATATCAATTTTTTTTATAAATGACAATAAATATGCTTAACATTTTATTTTTTTTAAGATACCTTTATTAGATTATTTTTTTTATTATTATTTAACTTTACAAGGATATAAAATAACACCGTCTATCTTTGTAAATAAAATGACATTTACATCTTTTTTATTGAGAAACATTTCACAACTAAGTGTTTGTGAATAAATTACTGATTTTTTAATGAACTAATTACAAATAAAAGATAACTAAAGGTTTCTTATCATGAGTTTTTTTATCTAAAAAAACATATAAAAGAAAGTTTGGGATTTCACATTTTAACTAAAATTCCTTTGACCGCTCATTTTAAAAGTGTTATCTTTTTTATATAACATTAATAAAAAAACTAAGGAGTGTAATTATGGAAAAAATAAGTCCAAAAGAATTTACAAGTAAAATTCTTAACGGTGCGGCAATGGGGATTGTTGTTGGTTTAATCCCAAACGCAATATTTGGTGAAATTTTTAAGGCATTATCTAGTTATAATGAATTTTTTGCAATGATGCAACAAAACGTTGCAACAATTTCTTTTACAGTACCCGTATTAGTCGGAATGTTTACCGCTTTACAATTTAAATTTTCTGGTGTTGAAGCAGCTTCACTAATGGGAGCGACTTTTATAGGAGGAGGTTCTGCTAAATTTGTAGATGGTGCTTGGGAATTACACGGCACTGGAGACTTAATCAATATTATGATTATAGCAGCCGTTTCTGTAACCGCTATAAGATGGTATAACAACAGAGTGGCCAATTTAGGTATCGTTATTATTCCTATCGTTGGAGCAATGATTCCTGGTTTAATTGGTATGCTCACTCTACCATATGTAGGTTACGTAACAACAGGTTTAGGAGCTTTAATTGAAAACTTCACAACTCTACAACCTCTAATGATGACAATTTTAATTGCTATTTCTTTTGCTTTAATTATTGTAACGCCTTTATCAAGTGTTGCAATTGCTTATGCGATTTCTCTTAGTGGACTTGCATCAGGTGCTGCAAACGTTGGTATTGTAGCGACTTTATTCACATTAGCTTATGGTTCTTCAAAAGTTAATAAAAAAGGAACTACTTTTGCTTTATTCTTCGCTGGTCCTAAAATGCTAATGCCAAACTTTTTAGGTAATCCAATTATGATTTTACCTATCTTTATTAATTCTATCGTTACTGGTATTGCTGGCTATATCTTTAAAATCCAAGGAACAACTGCTTCTGCTGGATTTGGTTTAACAGGTCTGGCTGGACCAATTAATGCCTATTCATTTATGACTGGTAGCCCAATTATAAATATTGGTATTCTACTAATTCAATATTTAGTTGTACCTTTAGGAATTGCAATTGTTACACATACTGTGTTTACAAAAATGGGCTTATATAAAGATGAAATTTTTACTTTTGCTGGTGAAAATAAATAATTAATAGTTAAGGAGCGATTTATAGTGTATAAATTTATCGTATTTAATGTGCGTGAAGAAGAATTAGAACTAACTCACGACTGGGCTAAAGCGAATAATGTTGAAGTAACAATTGTTGATGAACAATTATCAAAAGATAATATAGATAAAGTTAAAGGTTTTGACGGTGTTTCAACTAGTCAAAATTCCCCTGTGCCAAAAGAACTTTACCCTATTTTAAAAAGTTATGGAATCAAACATATTGGGCAAAGAAGTGCTGGATTTGACTACTACGATTTAGAAGCTGCTACAGATAACGATATTATTATAAGTAATGTCCCAGTTTATTCTCCCGAATCAATCGCTGAGTTTTCTTTAACTGCTGCTTTGAGTCTAGTTAGAAAAACACGATTAATTGATGAAAAAACAAAAGAACATGACTTTAGATGGCAGCCTGCTATTCGCGCTGGTTTGGTTCATGAAATGACTGTTGGTGTTATTGGAACTGGAAATATTGGTTTAACAACAGCAAAATTATTTAAAGGTCTAGGAGCAAAAATTATTGCATTTGATATATTCCATAATCCAAATGCTGAAGGTGTTCTAGAATATAAAAATAGTATTGAAGAAGTTGTAAGCCAAGCTGATATCGTAACTCTTCACGTTCCAGCTACTAAAGATAATACTCATCAATTTAACTATGAAATGTTTAAACACTTCAAACCAACAGCTTATATTGTTAATGCAGCTCGCGGATCTGTTATAGATACTGAAGGACTGATTAAAGCTTTAGATGATGGATTATTAGCAGGTGCTGCTTTAGATACTTATGAAAACGAAGCAGGATTTATTCCAAAGGATTATCGAAACCTAGATTTAGAAGATGATTTATTCGAACAAGTTTTAAACCACGAAAAAATCTTCTTTACACCACACATCGCACATTATACTGATGTTTCAGTTAGAAATATCATGCAAATTTCTTTAAATTCAGTATTAGAAGTTCTTGAGACTGGTGATACTAAATTAAGAGTTAATTAAACAAGAAAGAGCCTGACCCAAAAGTCTCTTAAAACAAAACAAGAATTCTAAAATGAGGTTTATCATTTTGGAATTCTTGTTTTTTCTTATTTTTCTGTCTATATCCTTCCTAAATTTACTTAATTTTCTCAAATTTAGAGCCATAAAGGCAAATCCTAACTCCTGTGTTACTTTATCTTGACCTCTAACCGAGAATCGATTGAACGACAAATTAGCCTTTAGGTTTCCAAAGGCTGGTTCTACGTCAATTTTTCTTCGACGGTAAATCGCTCCTGTTACATCATCGCTCAAAAGCTCTCTTGCGTGAGCTTTAAAATATTCCCAGTTACCATTTTTTTGAATGACTCTACTTTTATTACTTTTTGCTCGGGTACACAAAGATCTGACAGGGCAATCTATACATGTTTCACATTCATACATTTTTAACTGTTTTGTAAATCCCTGTTTATCATTGCGAGTAGAGTAATTTCTAAAATGCAGTTCTCTATTGTTAGGACAAGTATAGCTATCTGTTAATTCATTGTATTTCCAATTATTAGTAATGAATGGGTTTTGTTTATATTTTTTGGTCTGTTCTTTTTGATACATAGTGTAGGTGATTAATGGTGTTCTCTCAAAATCATCCAAGATGGCTTAATAGTTTTCTTCACTTCCATAACCGGCGTCAGCTACAATATAATTAGGTAACTCAAAATAAGATTCTTTGATAGTGGTCAAAAAGGGAATCATCGTTTTAAAATCTGTTGGATTTGAAAAAGTATCATAAGCTAGAACATATTGATTGTTGGTTGCGATTTGGATATTGTATGCCGGTTTCAGTTGACCATTCATCATATGATCTTCCTTCATTCTCATAAAAGTAGCGTCCATATCTATTTTTGAAAAACTATTTCTCTCTTTAAAAATCTGATATTGTTGCTTATATTTTTTCTTCCTATCACTGAATTCTCGAAAAGCCTTTAAGGCTTTTTTAGGTTCCTTTCTTTGACGACGGAGTTCTTTTCTAAGTGTAACGTCTTCTGTATCATCTATTTGTTCAGTCAACTCAGATACTTTAGTTTCAATAGAATCGGCAATGAGATTCAACTGTTTATCATCCCATTCCTCATCTTCATTATGAATCGACGGAATGATTTTTTCTTTGACTAATTGTTTATAATATATTTTTGATTTTTCTGTTAGAGAATCGTCAAATCTGGTCGTACTCTTTCTCCAAACAAAACTATATTTATTGGCATTAGCTTCTAATTTGGTCCCATCAATAAAAATAGCATCTTCTTCAATCAATTTCTGCGAAACTAATTGATTTCTAAATTGAATAAAACACTCTTGAAGAATCGGCTGAACCAAAGGATTCACTCGAAAACGATTAATGGTTCTGAAGTTAGGAAATTGTGATTGAGTCAACCATCTAGTACGAATACTATCTTTAGTCATCGCTTCAATTTTTCTACCAGAAAAATTTGACTGTGTGTAGCCACATAAAATAAGTTTCAACATCATTCTTGGGTCGTAAGATGAGGTTCCCATTTGATGATCAAAAACAGAAAAAACGTGACTTGGAATACTCTCTACTAATTCATTAATCGCGAAAGCGATGTCATTTTTTTCTAAATAAATTTCTAAATCTAGTGATAATGTAACTTGTTTCATGTTATAATTTTTATACATAAATAGCACTCCCTTTTGATTTGGTTTAGACGCTTTAATTATAAAGGATAGTGCTATTTTTTTCGTCAAAAAAAGGAACAAAATCGTAAAAAGATTCTGTTCCTTTTATTTTATTTAAGAGACTTTTGGGTCAGCCTCTTTCTTATTTATACGAACATCTTTTTAATTGCCAGGGGATAAAAAGTCTACCTATCCCTGTTTTAAATACCTTGTTCAAAGTACTTAGATAAATCACCAAAATATCGTTCTATTAACTCATCAGGCTCACTTGATAAATAGTTTGCTATCTCTAACAAGAGAGCTATCTTATGATTTTCTGCTTTTGTAATAAGTAAATAACCCTCACCTAAACCAGTGGCAGGAACTGTAATTCCTACGGCTTGAATCATATTCACGACTTTAATAAACCCTTTATTAGCTGCTTCTTGCATAGTGGTTGTTTCTTTTGAAAAATGCCCGAAAACAGTATCACCAAAACCATTTAAATCAATCGGACCTTCTTTAGAAATAATGACATCAAAATCAGTTAGATAGTTATTTAGTTCATCGATTAATTCTTTTCTAGTTTTAGTATATTTACCAGTCATTTCAAGGGGTTTAACTAAATAAATACTTTCATCAAACCTATCTAAAGCAACTGAATCCACTCCAATTCTCAATTCACTTGAGTTAATAGTAGGAGTTAAATCAAATTCTTCACTTATAATTTTCTCAATATGACTTAGTTGTTTTGATATCAGACCAATTGATGGTGAAAAGGCAATTCCATCTGTTGATTTTTTAACTTCTTTTGTGTGATCATCCCTTTGACCAAGCTCTGGATGAATGAGTGAATATAAATTTAAACTCATCGCAGGAGCTAAAACAGAACCACCACCATCCGTTCCAATACCTAAATCATTGATTCCTAAAAAGACATTTAAAGCTGTTCCACTAGATGAACCTGTCATATATTTCCCTGTTAGAGGATTTATTAAATCCAAATCAATCGCTCGACCTGAATGGCTTGCTTTATCAATTGTATGATGATTATATCCTTTTTCTTTTAAAGAGTGAATAAAACTAGTTGATATAAGAGGAACTTCTTTTGTTCCAACGTAAAAACCAGTTGTTTCAGAAATACTCTCAATACTATTAGGAAAGACTTTTTTAACAGATTTATAGCGATTATCCATTGCTAAAAATGTCTTTTGCGCATAGGTTTGAACTCGTTTCATGACTTACCTCCTAAAAAAGACGAGTTATAACACAAGTTTAAAAAACTTCTATCACAATCTCGTCTCCTTATTTTTGTAAACAATACAGAAATTTTCTCTTCTATTTACATTATTTTATTCAAAAAAGATGTCCCATTTTGTGGTGAATCTACTTTAAAGAAATCAGCTACAGTAGCACCAACATCTGCCATTGTACTTCTTTCACCAATTTCAATTTTTTCTTTACCAGGACTATAAACAAGTAGTGGTACTCTCTCTCTTGTGTGATTACTGTGACCAATCGTTGGATCATTTCCGTGGTCTGCCATCACAACTAAAATATCACCTTCAACCAGTAAAGGAAGTAACTCAGCAATCCTTTTATCACTTAATTCAAGTCGATCAGAGTAACGTGGCACGTCTTCTGCATGACCTGCTAAATCTGTTTCTTGAATATTTAAAGCGATAAAGCCTGTTTCAATATCCTTCACTTCACTAATTAAACAATCAAACAAGTAGTCTGAATCAACTCCTGGGAATTGACGAGTGCTCTCTGTTTGAATGATGTCTGATATTTTTCCTAAGAAAGAAACAGTCATTCCTTTTTTATCTAGAATGGTTGGTGTTTGAACATTTTTGTCAATCCCATATCCTAAATGAACCACTTGATACCCATGGTTGTAAACACCAGATTCTGGTGCATCCACTCCAGCAATTTCATTATTTTTAGTTTTTCTAGCAGAAAGTAAATCATCTAATGTGACTTGCTCGCCACCAAAGGTAATTACTCGTGATACTTGAACAACCTCACGAACAACATGACCTAAAGCTTTTAAATCTTCAAAACTAATCAAATCTAGACAAGCTGAAACATTATAAACTTGACCATAGTCTGTTTCTAAATTGTCTCCGACAGTGGCGACTTCATTAACTACAAGAATTTCAGTTCCTTTTTCCCCAACTCGTCTCACATCATATCCGTGTTTAACAAGATTAGCTTCAACTTCATCAATTTTTTGATTGAATGGTTGAATTAATGGAACTTTAGGGGTTGTTCCCATAATTTCTTGATGTCCTAAAAATGAATCCGCACCATGATGGGCTAAATTTGATGTTCCAAACACAGCCGTTTCAGATTTTTTATGATTTCCTATTTCGTAACCTAAAGCATTCATCAACCCTAATTTTTCTAATGTAGGTAGTTGAATACCAGGATTTTCTTTTATAATATGTCCTGCAGTGCTACTTCCTATATCTCTTGGTCGAACCTCTGCGACGTCTTCCATCGCTCCTACACCAAAACTATCTAATACAATCACAACAAATCTACTCATCTTATCACCTTCTAATTAAATTTCCCAGACTGTTGTATATTCCTTCTACTTTAGGTTGTCCTGTACTAATACCAGAAACAACTGCTACGTCACTTCTTGTCACAAAGATTTGAGTTCTAAATGCAGCTAAGACAGTTGAACCAACGGCATGATTATGAGTTGACGTTAAATAATAATCAATGCTGTCATTTCCAAAAGTTTCCACTGTATCTGAAAACTTTTCATTAGCTTCATTGACAACTAATAAATTTTCCATATGTCCACGGCGATAGTAACCACCACCATATAGATAAGCTTTTCCATCTAAATTATGAGAAATTTCACTCACATAAAGCATACTCGGGATTTCTTCTAAATCCATTTTAGCATGTAATGGTGTTGTTCCAGTTAACGCATGTCCAGGCTCACCTTGAGTCCCACCAATTCCTTGAATTAAAGGAATTGTTTTACTACAAGTTGCTGAAGGAATGTTTAACTCTGAAATATTGATGCCATTATCACTTAAAATAGCCGTTGCTTTTTCTATTGTTTGAATATTGTTTGTCGGTTTTAACTCGCTCACTCCGTCAAATAAGAAACATGGAAATGAGGTAATACCTGAAATTTCGATATGTTCTAACCCTTTAGCGAGCTTAGCTAAATCAGCTAATTCATTTAGACGAAATCCACCAAATTGACCTTCGTAAATTTCATCTGTCGGTTCAATTACCTTCAGTAAAATCTTTTGAACTTTATTAGCTTCTTTAGCAGCTTCATTGATTCTTTCTAACATTTCTTTTGAGAAAACTGTCATAAATTTTGGCCCGTAAGCAACCACTTTTTTTAGTAATCTCGTTGGAACTTGGACCAAGTGGCCCACATTACCAATTGGTAAATTGTTGTCCATCATTACTAAAGCTTCCTTAAAATCCACGACAACTGCGTTATCAATTCCGGCATTTTTTATAGCTTCAGAAACTAGTGGATTACGACCAATTTGTTTGGTCATGTAAAATAATTCAATCCCTGCTTCATCCGCTTTTTTCTTTAAGACTTTAGCATTTTGAACAATGCTATCTAAATCTAAAATATAGGTATCAGGTAAAATAGCACCTTCTTGATGTAACTTTACAGCAGCATCTATCAACTCAGGATTTCTACGTTTTGTTGCTTCTAAAAACATATTAATCCTCCTTTAGTAAGTTAATGATATGTAAGTAGAAATAGTCTAACTCTGCCTCTTCAAATTTATTATCTGCAATAACTTCTAAATCTTGCCATAGTTCTTTTGAATGGATGTATTTAGGATCTGCAGAAATTTCTGAAAGAATAAATTCATCTAAACTTGCAACTGCTTCATTTTTCTTACGTCTCATATCAGCCATTGCTAAATGAGTTAAGAAAACATCTGCTTGTCCGACTTCACTAATAATTTCTTTTTCAAGCAAGTATTCTAAAACTTTTAAAACATAACTTCTTGTTTCTTCATCAATTACTTCTGAGCTGACTAATATTTCTAGTTTTTCTTTAATCATGATTTTCTCCTTTAATATCTCGGAATAACTGCACCACTTCTTACTTGAGATTGTGTTTCTAGCACACGTTTAAAATCAAAACTTTTAGCAAAAAAAGCTTGCATCGAACTATCTTCTTGATGACAAACAATTACTGAGGTACTCATCTCTTCTTCTAAAGAATTTTCTAGTTTAACGTAGTTTAATTCTTCATAATTTTTATCGCGAATCTCATCAAAGTTCCAAATTCCTGCGTCAATTTGTCCATCTTTTAGAGAGTGAATAATTTGATGTCCTGGCATCTCAATTAATTCAACATTTTTTCCCTGAATACTTTCAGTTGTCAACATTTGTTGGTCAAGTGAACTGTAATCAATGGCAACTCGCATACCACTTTCAATCTTATCGTTATTGCGGTTGGCTAAGAGTAAGACGTGACCACTTAAATAAGTTTGAGCGCCAAAATCAATCACTATCTCTAAAGGATCCCCTTGTTGAATCGCCCGCTTAGCAGCAAATTTTGAAATTACTGCAAAACGGTACGTCTTCATTGTAATTGAGCGAACTCTTTCCTTTGACCCTCTAATATAAGCCAAATTAAGTTTTATTTTATGTTCATTGAATTCTTCATAAATACCTGTAGCTAGACCTTCATACAATCTCGAGTATGGAAGGGTCATTGTTCCTAAAATAGCTTCAGAAAGAGCATATTCTTGTAAAATAGAGTAATCAATTTCTTCAATAAATGTACCTAGATGTCCATGACTTTTTGTTGTTAATGCCCCTTCAGTTTTCAAATAATTTAACGCATTTTGAACCGTACCTCGTGCTACGCCATATGTTTCTTGATATTCTGAAATACTTGGCATTCGGTCACCTTTTTTTAATTGAAGTAAATCCGATGCTAAATGATTTATAATGACTCCTTTTTTCTTCAAGAATTTATTGCTCAATCTAAACGCCTCATTTCTTCACTATGTTCATTGCTTCTTTTAATATTCTAACAATAGTATCGACACCTGAACGATTCGGGTTAATGCGAATCATTGTTGTTTCCGCTTGACTATCAGTCGCTCTAAATGTTCCTGATACACGGTAAACAAGAGGTGAAAATTCGTATTGTGATTCTGCTCCAACAGGATGAGGAAGTGCGCCTAATTTTGTGGCTGCATCAATAATCTCTTTAGCGTTGCTTTCTTTTAACTTAATGACAACTACTTTAGACTGCGCGTTCACAACATACGCTTTTTCTAATCCTTCAATTTCACCGCTATTAATTCTCTCACATAATGTTTCACTTACTTGAGATGAAATAGCTAGAGAAACTGGCGCATAAATCATTCCTTTTAAAACATCTAGGGCTTCATGTCCTTGAACTTGTCCACCACCAGAATAGTTTTCTTGTTTTAATTTATTAATATATCGGCTATCACCAACTATACAACCCACACCTTCAGGACCTAATAGTTTGAAAGTTGAAAAACAAGCTAGACTCCCACCAAATTGGGTACCAATGCCTTTTGTTTTCATGGCTGAATAATTGTCATCAGTTACAATCGGTAATGTTTCATTAAGAGCTCTAATAGCTTGAATGACTTCTTCTAAATCATAAGAATCATCAATTTTTTGACGCGTCACTTGAACCAAGACACCATCTAACTCTTCTGAAACAATTGCTTTTTTTAATGCATCTAAATCGTTAAAATTAACTTTTTTAATGTTGATTCCTAGCATATCAATAGAAACTTGAGTTGTTGGATAAATAGCCGCATCATGAACTAGTAAAGTGCCATTTGTTCCAACACTACCATATAGTGCTAAAC harbors:
- a CDS encoding PTS transporter subunit IIC; amino-acid sequence: MEKISPKEFTSKILNGAAMGIVVGLIPNAIFGEIFKALSSYNEFFAMMQQNVATISFTVPVLVGMFTALQFKFSGVEAASLMGATFIGGGSAKFVDGAWELHGTGDLINIMIIAAVSVTAIRWYNNRVANLGIVIIPIVGAMIPGLIGMLTLPYVGYVTTGLGALIENFTTLQPLMMTILIAISFALIIVTPLSSVAIAYAISLSGLASGAANVGIVATLFTLAYGSSKVNKKGTTFALFFAGPKMLMPNFLGNPIMILPIFINSIVTGIAGYIFKIQGTTASAGFGLTGLAGPINAYSFMTGSPIINIGILLIQYLVVPLGIAIVTHTVFTKMGLYKDEIFTFAGENK
- a CDS encoding cation-translocating P-type ATPase; protein product: MSKKTYQQSTDEIMLQVGSQFNGLSEKEASKRLEENGLNQLKEKPKKSSFQLFIETFKDAMVIILLIVAVIQLLMGAHIESIVIFAVLLLNSFVSVIQTKKAEGSLDALKSLSAPDANVFREGKEKVILAKELVVGDVVLLEAGDYIPADGRLLEVGSLKVDEGMLTGESVPVEKSLASINKTVPIGDQNNMVFSGTIVTYGRGRFIVTATGNDTEIGQVADLLEGTVEQKTPLQRGLDSFSKKLSLAILALSLVILGVQIFRILVHGGSGDMTTDLLNAFMFAVAVAVAAIPEALQSIVTIVLSIGTKNMAKKQAIIRQLPAVETLGATSVVCTDKTGTLTQNKMTVMAYYLPNDKEEEATDPNKWTSDFKQLMTISLLANDAAITEKGEKIGDPTEIAFLDYSEKLTQPYREIRELYPRLQELPFDSDRKLMSTLHYMNEEHLLLTKGGPDIVLERSNRILVDGKVKSLTEDMRMKIQEKNEAFSNRALRVLAFAYRPLENRSLVLEDEQELIFVGLMAMIDPPREEVKQAVSDARDAGIKTVMITGDHKTTAVAIAKEIGISTEGDLAFTGVELDALSEEELKENLERISVYARVSPENKIRIVRAWQEKGHISAMTGDGVNDAPALKQADIGIAMGTGTDVAKDASAMILTDDNFASIISAVKVGRNVFDNIKKAIAYLFAGNLGAIIAILFALLMGWDNPFTALQLLFINLVNDSLPAIALGMEKAEPTIMKRVPRNPNEGIFSGNTLTSVTYRGLLIGLAVIVAQYLGMSQSPELGVAMAFSTLIWSRTLQTLPARSNSQTALKAGLFSNKMVMIAILVCSSLYGITLIPGVRQIFSIPTNFSLTEIIISVALAISATVLMEVTKLGIKAVKRINQKTQVDLIND
- a CDS encoding amidase family protein, which gives rise to MKRVQTYAQKTFLAMDNRYKSVKKVFPNSIESISETTGFYVGTKEVPLISTSFIHSLKEKGYNHHTIDKASHSGRAIDLDLINPLTGKYMTGSSSGTALNVFLGINDLGIGTDGGGSVLAPAMSLNLYSLIHPELGQRDDHTKEVKKSTDGIAFSPSIGLISKQLSHIEKIISEEFDLTPTINSSELRIGVDSVALDRFDESIYLVKPLEMTGKYTKTRKELIDELNNYLTDFDVIISKEGPIDLNGFGDTVFGHFSKETTTMQEAANKGFIKVVNMIQAVGITVPATGLGEGYLLITKAENHKIALLLEIANYLSSEPDELIERYFGDLSKYFEQGI
- a CDS encoding phosphopentomutase, with the protein product MSRFVVIVLDSFGVGAMEDVAEVRPRDIGSSTAGHIIKENPGIQLPTLEKLGLMNALGYEIGNHKKSETAVFGTSNLAHHGADSFLGHQEIMGTTPKVPLIQPFNQKIDEVEANLVKHGYDVRRVGEKGTEILVVNEVATVGDNLETDYGQVYNVSACLDLISFEDLKALGHVVREVVQVSRVITFGGEQVTLDDLLSARKTKNNEIAGVDAPESGVYNHGYQVVHLGYGIDKNVQTPTILDKKGMTVSFLGKISDIIQTESTRQFPGVDSDYLFDCLISEVKDIETGFIALNIQETDLAGHAEDVPRYSDRLELSDKRIAELLPLLVEGDILVVMADHGNDPTIGHSNHTRERVPLLVYSPGKEKIEIGERSTMADVGATVADFFKVDSPQNGTSFLNKIM
- a CDS encoding D-2-hydroxyacid dehydrogenase — its product is MYKFIVFNVREEELELTHDWAKANNVEVTIVDEQLSKDNIDKVKGFDGVSTSQNSPVPKELYPILKSYGIKHIGQRSAGFDYYDLEAATDNDIIISNVPVYSPESIAEFSLTAALSLVRKTRLIDEKTKEHDFRWQPAIRAGLVHEMTVGVIGTGNIGLTTAKLFKGLGAKIIAFDIFHNPNAEGVLEYKNSIEEVVSQADIVTLHVPATKDNTHQFNYEMFKHFKPTAYIVNAARGSVIDTEGLIKALDDGLLAGAALDTYENEAGFIPKDYRNLDLEDDLFEQVLNHEKIFFTPHIAHYTDVSVRNIMQISLNSVLEVLETGDTKLRVN